CAGACAGCTTCAGCCGGCAGACACCGGACTTCCACTTGAGATTTACTGCTTCAGCAAGGATACCTCCTGGGTAAACTATGAGTCATTACAGTCTGACATCTTCGATCACATCTTTGCCTCCATGCCTCACTTCGGGCTGCGCTTCTTCCAGAACCCGTCAGGGAGAGATGTAAGGGCACTCGGCGATCTCTTTGTGAGCGGCAAGATTTCCGTTCCGCGTCCTGCAGGCGGTGGCAGCTCTGCCACAATCAACAATTACGGGGATAGACCGCTTGATAATCAACAATAGCTTGTCTGCCAGTCTTCTTACTCAGAGGAAATACTCTTCTCTATATTTCCCAGCAGCGCATCGGCAGAGAAGGCAAGAAGGGCGGCAGGAATGGCTCCTTCCAGTATGAAGGCGGGATTCTCCGACACGAGCCCCGCCGTTATGGGCGATCCAAGTCCGCCGGCCCCTATAGTGGCTCCGACGGTCGCCGTCCCGATATTGATAACAACGGATATCCGTATTCCCGACATAATAACCTTCAGCGCGAGAGGAAGCTCGATCTTGAAGAGCACCTGCCAGGAAGACATACCCATGCCGTAAGCCGCTTCGCGGACTTCAGAGGGGATATTCTCGATGCCGGTTATCGTGTTCCTTACTATAGGTAGTAGTCCATATAGCAGCAGAGCCGCCACCGTGGGCTTGAACCCGAATCCAAGTAGAGGAACCGCAAGGGCAAGCACCGCAACGGGAGGAAAGGTCTGTCCGAGAGAGCTGAGATTGGAAACGAGAGGCAGATACTGCCTTCCTAGCGGTCGCGTAACGAGAACGCCGATCGAAATACCTATGACAGTTGCGAGTCCGCTTGACACAATCACCATCCACAGGTGTTCTCCCACGAGTTCCAGCAGGGTACCCCTGGGGTGAAGAACCTCCCTCTCTTCCGGAAAGAGCCATCTTAGAAAGCTCTCCCAGAGCGCCATGTTGGATATGAGCAGAATGAACGCCAGAAGAAATATCCCAAGGATTATCGGTTCTGTCTCTTTTTTTGTGTAAACCCCTTTTTGTAATGGGTTTAGGAATCAGCTTATGTACTTAGCTAATCTTTCATACTTTATCACAAGTTGAGTAAGG
This portion of the Mesotoga sp. BH458_6_3_2_1 genome encodes:
- a CDS encoding ABC transporter permease, with the translated sequence MALWESFLRWLFPEEREVLHPRGTLLELVGEHLWMVIVSSGLATVIGISIGVLVTRPLGRQYLPLVSNLSSLGQTFPPVAVLALAVPLLGFGFKPTVAALLLYGLLPIVRNTITGIENIPSEVREAAYGMGMSSWQVLFKIELPLALKVIMSGIRISVVINIGTATVGATIGAGGLGSPITAGLVSENPAFILEGAIPAALLAFSADALLGNIEKSISSE